GCGCCATGTTCATCGAGCCCGGCAACACCATCACGTACTCACTGTCCGTCCCCGACGCCCTCGTGCAGGGGCTGACGTTCGCCGACAGTTACGCGTATCTGGACGACTGGGTGCTCGGCGCGCTGGGCGACATGGGGGTCAAGGCCTGGTACCAGCCGCTCAACGACATCGCCACCGAGGCGGGCAAGATCGCGGGCGCGGCGCAGAAGCGGGTGGTGGGCGGCGGCGCCGTACTGCACCACGTGACGATGGCGTACGACATCGACGCCGCCAAGATGCTCGAAGTCCTGCGCATCGGCAAGGAGAAGCTCTCCGACAAGGGCACGCGCAGCGCGGCGAAGCGGGTGGACCCGCTGCGCCGCCAGACGGGGCTGCCGCGCGAGGCGGTCATCGAGCGGATGATCGGGTCCTTCCGCGGGCGGTACGGCCTGACGGAGGGCAAGGTCACCGACGAGGAGATGGCACAGGCAAGGGAGTTGGCCGGGACGAAGTTCGGCACGGCCCAGTGGACGGCCAGGGTTCCGTAGCCGGGGTTCCGTAGCCGGGGCGCCGCCTGCCGGGCCCGCCGGCGCCGGGGCGTGGCCGCGCGGTGGACCGTCACCGCGCGGCGCCCGTCGGACGCGCCCCTGCAGCGGCTCAGGAGGCCAGCGCGGGGATGATCTCGGAGCCGTACGTGTCGATCGTCGCCTCCTTCGCGTCGTGCATGTTGTAGACGGCGAACTGGTCGACGCCCAGGGCCCGCAGCGTCTTCAGCTTCTCGATGTGCGCCTCGGCCGGGCCCAGCAGGCAGAAGCGGTCCACGATGTCGTCGGGTACGAAGTCCGTGGACGGGTTCCCGGCGCGGCCGTGGTGGCTGTAGTCGTATCCCTCGCGCTGTTTGATGTAC
This window of the Streptomyces niveus genome carries:
- a CDS encoding lipoate--protein ligase family protein — protein: MHGEYKVPGGKLVVVDLDARDGVLRDVRVSGDFFLEPDEAIHAIDRALEGAPADLDAVALAARIQAALPPGTQMYGLTSDGIGIAVRRALAHATDWTDYDWQLVHMEPQPPALHMALDEVLTHEVAAGRRAPTLRVWEWASPAVVIGSFQSLRNEVDPAAAERHGVTVVRRISGGGAMFIEPGNTITYSLSVPDALVQGLTFADSYAYLDDWVLGALGDMGVKAWYQPLNDIATEAGKIAGAAQKRVVGGGAVLHHVTMAYDIDAAKMLEVLRIGKEKLSDKGTRSAAKRVDPLRRQTGLPREAVIERMIGSFRGRYGLTEGKVTDEEMAQARELAGTKFGTAQWTARVP